In Bdellovibrionales bacterium, the following proteins share a genomic window:
- a CDS encoding cation-transporting P-type ATPase, producing the protein MSLPIPLKAVPFTEDRKRETGFVRQSDGSIMACVKGAPETILAMSAITHENREYWSKRISEWAKAGHKVIGVAKKHDVLLESEYEPDSGFEFCGLLAFEDPPRPEVAGAMAYCRQSGIRVLMVTGDHPETAAAIAKDAGLTLGTPIVVSAEDDPAQFQVEWLNQNPKFLKGIDVVARCTPMQKFRIVMALKFAGEMVAVTGDGVNDVPALKAADIGIAMGERGTRSAKEVSSIILSDDNFSTIVNAIREGRQLFRNLAMSFEYLLLIHIPLVLGAAIVPLIGYPLVYLPVHIVWLELVIHPTALFAFQAVASANPDGVNNRKFSFQVIKY; encoded by the coding sequence ATGTCCCTCCCAATACCATTGAAGGCGGTGCCTTTCACCGAAGATCGCAAGCGCGAGACCGGGTTTGTTCGGCAGTCAGACGGCAGTATCATGGCCTGTGTGAAGGGTGCGCCCGAAACTATTCTCGCAATGTCGGCGATCACTCACGAAAATAGAGAATATTGGAGCAAGAGAATTTCCGAGTGGGCGAAAGCGGGTCACAAGGTGATTGGGGTTGCGAAGAAACATGATGTTCTCTTGGAGTCAGAGTATGAGCCAGATTCGGGATTTGAGTTTTGTGGTTTATTGGCTTTTGAGGATCCACCTCGGCCAGAGGTGGCAGGAGCAATGGCTTACTGTCGTCAAAGTGGAATACGTGTTCTGATGGTAACTGGAGATCATCCGGAGACTGCGGCAGCGATTGCCAAAGATGCAGGATTGACATTGGGAACTCCGATCGTGGTTTCGGCAGAGGACGATCCGGCTCAATTTCAGGTTGAATGGCTCAACCAAAATCCCAAATTTCTGAAGGGGATCGATGTGGTTGCTCGCTGCACGCCTATGCAAAAATTTCGCATTGTAATGGCTTTAAAGTTTGCGGGCGAAATGGTCGCTGTCACCGGCGACGGCGTGAATGATGTGCCGGCCTTGAAAGCCGCTGATATTGGCATTGCTATGGGTGAGAGGGGCACGAGAAGTGCGAAGGAGGTCTCGTCAATAATACTCTCCGATGATAACTTTAGTACAATAGTCAACGCGATCCGTGAGGGGCGACAACTCTTCAGAAACTTGGCGATGAGTTTTGAATATCTGTTGCTCATTCATATCCCTCTTGTGTTGGGCGCCGCAATTGTACCATTGATAGGATATCCTCTGGTCTATCTTCCTGTTCATATTGTTTGGCTGGAACTTGTGATTCATCCTACAGCGCTCTTTGCTTTCCAAGCAGTGGCATCGGCCAATCCCGATGGGGTAAATAACCGAAAGTTTTCTTTTCAGGTTATCAAATATTAA
- a CDS encoding HAD-IC family P-type ATPase, producing the protein MKTISLDSLSGLRHQDGGLSIPEVEAQRSRFGANDIVEVAGNPWIELFRDTIKDPMIWFLIGVGSVFFLIGEVADGITLFLAVFPLLFMDAFLHWRTRASTALLKAQMSSRIKVRRDSREFEIDSREIVPGDLLIVDVGILLPADGVFEMSRDIQMDESALTGESLPIKKKQIEFDLFSLVSQGEVKVPAHTLGFAGTRILAGSGLLRVVLTGAQTSYGEIVQSVSRVPHELTPLQKSMNRLIQILIISAGLLCGLLASVRAYQGHGWLDALLSAATLAVAAIPEEFSVVFTFFLGVGIYRLAKMRALVRRAVSVENIGRITHICADKTGTITAGRLTLTHLDAVGETTDLLLSAAFAASSSSIDPSMLQFMRWFERKGCPSQYH; encoded by the coding sequence ATGAAGACTATTTCATTAGACTCTCTCAGCGGATTACGACACCAAGATGGAGGGCTGAGTATTCCTGAGGTTGAGGCTCAGCGTTCGCGGTTTGGAGCGAATGATATCGTAGAGGTGGCAGGAAATCCTTGGATTGAGCTTTTTCGGGACACAATAAAGGATCCGATGATTTGGTTCCTTATTGGAGTTGGGTCGGTTTTCTTTCTCATTGGGGAGGTTGCCGACGGAATTACATTGTTCCTTGCCGTATTTCCCCTTTTATTCATGGATGCTTTTTTACACTGGAGAACCCGTGCTTCAACCGCTTTGCTCAAAGCTCAAATGAGCTCACGCATCAAGGTTAGGCGAGATTCTAGAGAGTTTGAAATTGACTCTCGTGAGATCGTTCCGGGGGACCTCCTTATCGTCGATGTCGGCATACTTCTTCCAGCGGACGGTGTTTTCGAGATGTCGCGGGACATACAAATGGACGAATCAGCTCTGACAGGGGAATCACTTCCCATCAAAAAAAAACAGATTGAGTTTGATCTTTTTTCTCTGGTCTCTCAAGGGGAGGTAAAAGTACCAGCTCACACCTTGGGGTTTGCAGGAACGAGAATCTTGGCGGGTTCTGGATTGCTGAGGGTGGTACTCACCGGCGCTCAAACTTCTTACGGTGAAATAGTCCAATCCGTTTCGCGCGTGCCACACGAACTTACTCCTTTGCAAAAGTCGATGAACCGTTTAATTCAAATTCTCATCATTTCTGCAGGTCTATTGTGTGGACTGCTGGCTTCGGTTCGGGCCTACCAAGGTCATGGTTGGCTGGACGCTCTGCTGAGTGCCGCTACCTTGGCGGTGGCAGCCATTCCCGAAGAGTTTTCAGTGGTATTTACGTTTTTCTTAGGGGTTGGAATTTATCGGCTGGCAAAGATGCGCGCCCTCGTGAGACGTGCCGTTAGCGTTGAGAACATAGGACGTATCACACACATTTGTGCGGACAAGACCGGAACAATTACTGCGGGTCGGTTGACACTCACTCATCTTGATGCGGTCGGAGAAACCACTGACTTATTGTTAAGTGCTGCTTTTGCCGCTTCAAGTTCGAGTATTGATCCCTCGATGTTGCAATTCATGAGGTGGTTCGAAAGAAAGGGATGTCCCTCCCAATACCATTGA
- a CDS encoding cytochrome b/b6 domain-containing protein, whose product MRNQIVYDLPTRVFHWLFAGLFVTAFLIAKTVDDESPIFSYHMLAGLILGFTVLLRILWGVVGTKYSKFASFALRPKDLVAYFSGILSGDKQKWVGHNPASSWVTIAMLCFALGLGLTGYLMASGQKETFEDIHELLANGFLVTVLMHIAGVVLHALRHRDGIAMTMIDGKKKDVPVAEVISNSRSGTALLFIGLVLIFATYLAGNFDSLNRTLRFFGTSLQLGENEEGE is encoded by the coding sequence ATGAGAAACCAAATCGTTTACGATCTACCGACGCGGGTATTCCACTGGCTTTTTGCGGGTCTCTTCGTCACGGCATTTTTAATCGCAAAAACTGTAGATGATGAGTCGCCCATTTTTTCTTATCACATGCTGGCGGGTCTCATTCTGGGATTTACAGTCTTACTGAGAATTCTTTGGGGGGTTGTCGGTACAAAGTATTCGAAATTCGCTTCTTTTGCGCTTCGTCCAAAGGACTTGGTGGCCTATTTTTCAGGAATACTTTCGGGTGACAAACAAAAGTGGGTCGGCCACAATCCCGCATCTAGTTGGGTTACGATAGCCATGCTCTGCTTTGCCTTGGGGCTTGGGCTCACTGGCTACTTGATGGCCAGTGGACAAAAGGAGACTTTTGAAGATATTCACGAGTTATTGGCGAATGGTTTTCTCGTCACTGTTTTGATGCATATCGCGGGAGTTGTCTTGCACGCGCTTCGCCATCGGGATGGAATTGCGATGACGATGATTGACGGAAAGAAGAAGGATGTTCCGGTTGCTGAAGTGATTTCGAATTCTAGATCTGGCACAGCCTTACTTTTTATTGGACTGGTCTTAATATTTGCGACGTATCTTGCCGGTAACTTCGACAGTCTGAATCGGACACTCAGGTTCTTTGGCACAAGCTTGCAGTTGGGCGAAAATGAAGAAGGCGAATAA
- a CDS encoding PepSY domain-containing protein, protein MKKLVLTMGLLVVGGVAHAKKNCTDQPKDKWMKEEDLKKRLEGEGYKIRKFKQPGTCYEIYGTNKDGKNVEIYFNPVDGSIAKEK, encoded by the coding sequence ATGAAAAAACTCGTTCTTACAATGGGACTCTTGGTCGTGGGAGGTGTCGCACACGCCAAAAAAAACTGCACCGATCAACCAAAGGACAAATGGATGAAAGAGGAGGATCTCAAAAAGCGCCTCGAGGGTGAAGGCTACAAAATTCGAAAGTTCAAACAGCCAGGAACTTGTTACGAGATTTATGGGACTAATAAAGACGGAAAAAACGTAGAGATCTATTTCAATCCAGTCGATGGTTCTATTGCAAAGGAAAAGTAA
- a CDS encoding cupin domain-containing protein produces the protein MDTDFTKRFSDRVGNYVKYRPGYPSEIISFLRNRLGLNSESSVADIGSGTGISSEIFLKNGNKVFSVEPNDEMRKAAESALSGYSNYYSSKGTAEHTGLQDKVADFVVAAQAFHWFEPNQTKKEFHRILKEDGRIVLIWNDRKISGTPFAEEYEALITLFGVDYKQVKHKNIGESCLRDLLGAFEVQHFMNYQDFDFDGLLGRLASSSYAPNISHPRFAEMRSALKYLFEKHQRSGLVRIEYDTQVYYAVSRPNFIKHYSDIQEGPESSYYRGTKEYLSIGSPFAKEFGLKRLGIHHELLPSGRRTSWPHAESAEEEFVYVIEGNPDVWINGDLYRLNPGDAVGFPSGTGISHTFINNSDSDARLLVVGESSKKENKIYYPLNPSRRDECKDSWWHDIPKHNHGPHDGLPDKLRVSEALGPLNYTGEIIVESLQDTSVLDALEPFKIKCRRTDMPNEKIKVWNINRYCLDERTLGEVITRFETAIDDGGWYIHFFSDLGNKLYVVFKGKHFVVSKKKDVTWDEMIRFGESIGVERGWTETIPVSFRT, from the coding sequence ATGGACACTGATTTCACAAAGAGGTTTAGCGACCGGGTTGGGAACTACGTCAAATACCGACCAGGTTACCCCAGCGAGATTATCTCTTTCTTGAGAAATCGACTGGGGCTAAATTCTGAGAGTTCTGTAGCTGACATTGGCTCTGGCACGGGCATTTCATCTGAGATATTTCTGAAAAATGGGAACAAGGTCTTTTCCGTTGAACCAAACGACGAGATGAGGAAGGCCGCTGAGAGTGCGCTCAGTGGATACTCAAATTATTATAGCTCGAAGGGCACAGCAGAACATACGGGACTTCAGGATAAGGTCGCGGATTTCGTCGTTGCGGCCCAAGCCTTTCATTGGTTTGAGCCCAATCAAACAAAGAAAGAGTTTCATCGAATACTGAAAGAGGATGGTCGAATTGTTCTCATCTGGAATGATAGAAAAATATCTGGAACGCCGTTTGCCGAGGAATATGAAGCCCTCATTACCTTGTTTGGTGTGGACTACAAGCAAGTAAAGCACAAGAACATTGGCGAATCCTGTCTTCGGGATCTTTTGGGCGCTTTTGAAGTTCAGCATTTTATGAACTACCAGGATTTTGACTTCGATGGCCTTCTCGGTCGTCTGGCGTCATCCTCCTACGCACCTAATATCAGTCACCCGCGCTTTGCCGAAATGCGTTCGGCCCTGAAGTATCTTTTTGAAAAACATCAGAGAAGCGGTCTTGTTCGGATAGAGTACGACACTCAGGTTTACTATGCGGTCTCACGTCCCAATTTCATTAAGCACTACTCTGACATCCAGGAAGGACCTGAATCATCGTACTACCGAGGAACGAAGGAGTATCTCTCGATTGGATCCCCATTTGCCAAAGAGTTTGGGCTGAAAAGACTTGGAATACATCATGAACTCCTTCCCTCCGGGCGGCGAACATCATGGCCTCATGCAGAGAGCGCCGAAGAAGAGTTTGTGTATGTCATAGAAGGCAACCCCGATGTTTGGATAAACGGTGATCTCTATCGGCTAAATCCTGGCGATGCGGTCGGCTTTCCTAGCGGAACCGGAATTAGTCACACTTTTATCAACAATTCTGATTCAGATGCGAGGCTCCTTGTCGTTGGCGAGTCCTCCAAGAAAGAAAACAAGATCTACTATCCTTTGAATCCAAGTCGTCGCGATGAGTGCAAGGACTCTTGGTGGCATGACATTCCAAAACACAATCACGGCCCACATGATGGTTTGCCAGACAAACTGCGCGTTTCCGAGGCGCTGGGACCGCTCAATTATACCGGAGAAATCATCGTCGAAAGTCTACAAGATACGTCCGTTTTGGATGCTCTTGAACCATTCAAGATCAAGTGCCGCCGGACAGACATGCCCAATGAGAAGATTAAGGTTTGGAATATAAATAGGTACTGTCTCGATGAGCGCACTCTTGGTGAAGTGATCACTCGATTCGAAACGGCTATTGATGATGGTGGGTGGTACATTCACTTCTTTAGCGACTTGGGCAACAAGCTTTACGTGGTCTTCAAGGGCAAGCATTTTGTCGTATCAAAGAAGAAGGACGTGACTTGGGACGAAATGATCCGCTTCGGAGAGTCGATCGGCGTTGAGCGAGGTTGGACAGAAACGATACCGGTGAGTTTCAGAACATGA
- a CDS encoding HAD-IA family hydrolase yields MKYWVFDLDGTLTDSFGHYFSTLESLLGQNFSRLEKKHLIGIHPSQSFSSHLPAEDASRAMQALQDKSEREANLIPTYKAIDSVCAWLVNNNRKMAVWTNRDLESAKLVLHENRLLQYFDHVVSGNCVSSRKPHPEGLFRIQEFFSCQISEMVMVGDHDHDMQAAKAFGALPIRASWHNYWDHDVCPNAQRQFFCSTQFFEWVKSNH; encoded by the coding sequence ATGAAGTACTGGGTGTTCGATCTTGATGGGACTTTAACAGATTCCTTTGGTCACTATTTTTCAACGCTCGAGTCCCTTCTTGGTCAAAATTTTTCCAGGCTTGAGAAGAAGCATCTCATCGGAATTCATCCGTCACAGAGTTTCTCGTCTCATTTGCCTGCCGAAGATGCCTCTCGCGCGATGCAGGCTCTTCAAGATAAAAGCGAGAGAGAAGCCAACTTAATTCCTACCTACAAGGCGATCGACTCAGTGTGTGCTTGGTTGGTAAATAACAATCGGAAGATGGCCGTTTGGACGAATCGCGATTTGGAATCTGCAAAGTTGGTTTTGCATGAAAACAGGCTTCTTCAGTATTTTGATCATGTTGTTTCTGGTAACTGCGTGTCGAGTCGAAAACCTCACCCTGAAGGGCTTTTTAGAATTCAAGAGTTTTTTTCGTGCCAGATCTCAGAAATGGTCATGGTGGGAGACCATGACCACGACATGCAGGCGGCAAAAGCATTTGGAGCCCTCCCAATCAGAGCGAGCTGGCACAATTATTGGGACCACGATGTTTGCCCAAATGCTCAAAGACAATTTTTTTGCTCCACGCAATTCTTTGAATGGGTCAAATCAAATCACTGA
- a CDS encoding GNAT family N-acetyltransferase: protein MKLYRHYKDKPYKYIGEARNSETLEEVVIYETLYENRLGKLWVRPKQMFFESVQFDSQSVPRFRHIPLVLDETTEVTNPHIERIVPVIEKAFGQWNAEWFYSRFKSHNRFHLVTALVDDQAVGFKLGYEQDSHEFYSWIGGVVPDFRGIGIASDLMKSQHDWCRKMGYKKVQTKTQNRFREMLILNLKHGFEVVGCHESNEGGLKIVLEKELT, encoded by the coding sequence ATGAAGCTCTATCGTCACTATAAAGACAAGCCTTACAAATACATTGGAGAAGCGAGGAATAGCGAAACGCTCGAGGAAGTCGTTATCTACGAAACCCTCTATGAAAACAGGCTGGGCAAGCTTTGGGTTCGTCCAAAGCAGATGTTCTTTGAGTCGGTTCAGTTTGATAGTCAATCAGTGCCACGATTTAGACATATTCCATTGGTTCTCGATGAGACCACCGAAGTAACGAATCCTCATATTGAAAGAATCGTTCCTGTTATTGAGAAGGCTTTTGGTCAATGGAACGCCGAATGGTTTTATTCGAGATTCAAAAGTCACAATAGGTTTCATCTCGTCACCGCACTTGTGGATGATCAGGCTGTGGGATTCAAGCTTGGGTACGAGCAAGATTCTCACGAGTTTTACAGTTGGATCGGCGGGGTTGTTCCGGATTTTAGAGGAATCGGCATTGCTTCCGACCTCATGAAATCCCAACACGATTGGTGCCGTAAAATGGGCTATAAGAAAGTTCAAACGAAGACACAGAATCGTTTTCGTGAGATGCTTATTTTGAACTTGAAACACGGGTTCGAAGTCGTTGGTTGCCATGAGTCGAATGAAGGTGGCTTAAAAATTGTCTTGGAAAAGGAGCTCACGTGA
- a CDS encoding VOC family protein, with product MKAHFILYVSDQARSAAFYIEVLGTKPALDVPGMTEFALNDGCVLGLMPEKGIKRLLGDALPDPSEANGIPRAELYLRVDDPNAFHQRAIKNGAKELSPVDRRDWGDIAGYSMDIDGHVIAFAKAVQ from the coding sequence ATGAAAGCACACTTCATTTTATATGTCAGTGACCAGGCCCGCAGTGCTGCATTTTATATTGAAGTCCTTGGAACAAAACCGGCGCTCGATGTTCCTGGCATGACCGAGTTCGCGCTCAACGACGGCTGTGTTTTGGGGTTGATGCCAGAAAAAGGAATCAAGCGCCTACTTGGCGATGCACTCCCAGATCCATCTGAAGCGAACGGGATACCGCGAGCAGAATTATACTTACGAGTGGATGACCCGAATGCCTTTCACCAGCGGGCAATAAAAAATGGAGCTAAAGAATTGAGTCCTGTTGATAGACGCGACTGGGGCGACATTGCCGGCTACAGCATGGATATCGATGGACATGTGATTGCTTTTGCTAAGGCTGTCCAGTGA
- a CDS encoding glutathione S-transferase family protein produces MKLYNFDHSPNPLKVRMALAELEIDHELKEVILFKREQRHESFLKVNPLGKVPVLVDKDITLRESNAILCYLAKEYGRYHWPSNPRQESIAMQWLFFESAHMAPSFGTIWFNKFGLPKIGFQAKSLSELGDAVEDVEWALGHLETHLKENQYVLGRDFSLVDCAIGVQIAALKETVLSDSNWWPHVQSYMQRIISRPSWNKARGKAIWDN; encoded by the coding sequence TTGAAACTATATAATTTCGATCACTCACCCAATCCCCTGAAAGTAAGAATGGCTCTGGCCGAACTTGAAATCGATCATGAGCTTAAAGAAGTCATTTTATTCAAGAGAGAACAGCGGCACGAAAGTTTCCTAAAAGTAAATCCTCTGGGAAAGGTTCCTGTTCTCGTCGACAAAGATATCACTCTACGGGAATCAAATGCCATTCTTTGTTATCTGGCGAAGGAGTACGGTAGATACCATTGGCCGTCGAATCCGCGCCAGGAATCGATCGCCATGCAGTGGCTATTTTTTGAGTCAGCTCACATGGCGCCATCGTTCGGTACCATCTGGTTCAATAAATTTGGATTGCCAAAAATAGGATTTCAAGCAAAGTCTCTGAGCGAGCTTGGCGATGCTGTCGAGGATGTCGAGTGGGCACTGGGTCACTTGGAAACCCATTTGAAAGAGAATCAATACGTGTTGGGAAGGGATTTTTCTCTCGTTGACTGCGCCATCGGGGTTCAAATCGCAGCGCTCAAGGAGACCGTACTTTCTGATTCTAATTGGTGGCCACACGTTCAAAGTTACATGCAAAGAATTATTAGTCGGCCTTCTTGGAACAAAGCTAGAGGCAAAGCCATTTGGGATAACTGA
- a CDS encoding FHA domain-containing protein translates to MKAFLIHAQTKKKFRVKTDTTIGRMDCDRSYPDDGRMSRTHCVLRCTDEVFTVEDLESKNGVLVNGELIPARTPVRLRTGGKLIIGDQEFEVLITGQTVEMPAGMPSQIVKTTDDFSNNNGLENQATSSNSRGVQPDDLSRTEVSSEKMEKTVPDGNTNLFQFGRESSNSGIAKNWSEEGESKSSSMVTAPSFASIADLGVPDDTGKSQNLSPPSPPPNLLKAINASPDSDTPVAPSFDHAAENAIIIDPNLLKLAEPQTEQYTKDKNRGKKRSKNSEEAAHSQPGNKSFEEKGRKDSSFSIYSSHFSIWRSTLLGLIIGLPVPLIFLLDQENIYLLTQIRDPRIIIRWLGVLILPILLSTGFIQKIRIHTGWRTGAKSISLSLMALSMIALFHLTGIHAIERTSDFDEKRFTLKVKKACIDKYKPEKCSEVVFTCPQCLRDLGFTERQALLESIYPFVEDLTKRENELTRLPSHQPTHQPTHQNGSIKTQSMQSNKQMIPVRPLLQGETQNNSPTKLKRPVVKNLSEEDNPSQRQAHKSNPIPTSIPKPSSGINNHIQDQDLVPAPAPTPDKKNPAPNKTSSDSENVQIPNDASE, encoded by the coding sequence ATGAAGGCATTTTTAATTCATGCTCAAACTAAAAAGAAGTTTAGGGTTAAGACTGATACAACCATCGGTCGGATGGATTGTGATCGATCCTACCCAGATGACGGACGGATGAGCCGCACGCATTGTGTCTTACGTTGCACCGATGAGGTCTTCACAGTTGAAGATTTGGAATCCAAAAATGGAGTTTTAGTTAATGGTGAGCTCATCCCAGCTCGCACTCCTGTCAGATTAAGAACGGGAGGAAAACTTATCATTGGAGATCAGGAATTCGAAGTGTTGATCACGGGCCAGACTGTTGAAATGCCAGCTGGAATGCCCTCTCAAATTGTGAAAACAACAGATGATTTCAGCAATAACAACGGATTGGAAAACCAGGCCACCTCTTCAAATTCCAGGGGTGTCCAGCCCGATGACTTATCAAGAACTGAGGTTTCCTCAGAAAAAATGGAGAAAACTGTCCCCGATGGAAATACCAACCTATTTCAGTTTGGGCGAGAATCTTCAAACAGTGGGATAGCCAAGAATTGGAGTGAGGAAGGAGAAAGCAAGAGTTCCAGCATGGTTACGGCCCCAAGTTTCGCTAGCATCGCCGATCTTGGCGTGCCGGATGACACAGGCAAATCTCAAAATCTGTCTCCTCCAAGCCCCCCTCCAAACCTCCTGAAGGCCATAAATGCGTCTCCTGATTCTGATACGCCCGTCGCTCCAAGCTTTGATCATGCAGCGGAAAACGCCATCATCATTGATCCAAACCTTCTTAAACTAGCTGAACCACAGACCGAACAGTACACCAAGGATAAAAACCGCGGGAAAAAGAGATCTAAAAATAGCGAGGAAGCCGCTCATTCCCAACCGGGAAATAAGTCCTTTGAAGAAAAAGGGAGAAAAGATAGTTCTTTTTCTATCTACTCTTCTCATTTCAGCATATGGCGAAGCACGCTACTGGGCCTCATCATTGGCCTCCCGGTGCCTTTAATTTTTCTTCTAGATCAGGAAAATATCTATCTATTAACTCAGATTCGGGATCCTAGAATTATCATCAGATGGCTCGGCGTCCTTATTCTTCCCATATTGCTTTCTACTGGATTCATACAGAAAATTCGAATTCACACTGGGTGGAGAACCGGCGCCAAGTCCATTTCTCTTTCGTTAATGGCTCTGTCCATGATCGCACTCTTCCATCTCACGGGAATACATGCCATTGAGAGGACGAGCGACTTTGATGAAAAAAGATTTACTTTAAAGGTAAAGAAAGCCTGCATCGACAAATACAAACCCGAGAAATGCTCGGAAGTTGTATTTACCTGCCCTCAATGTCTGAGGGACCTCGGATTTACTGAGCGACAAGCACTTCTTGAATCAATCTATCCATTCGTCGAAGACCTGACAAAAAGAGAAAATGAATTGACCAGGCTCCCCTCACATCAACCCACTCATCAACCCACTCATCAAAATGGGTCAATCAAAACACAATCAATGCAGTCGAACAAACAAATGATTCCTGTTCGTCCCCTCCTGCAAGGGGAGACTCAAAATAACAGCCCGACAAAACTGAAACGGCCTGTTGTAAAAAATTTATCAGAAGAGGATAATCCCTCACAACGACAGGCCCACAAATCGAATCCAATTCCCACTTCAATTCCAAAGCCAAGTTCTGGCATTAATAACCACATCCAAGATCAAGATCTGGTTCCCGCACCCGCTCCAACTCCAGACAAAAAAAACCCAGCCCCCAACAAAACTAGCTCCGATTCAGAAAATGTCCAAATTCCAAACGACGCCAGTGAGTAG
- a CDS encoding S8 family serine peptidase, protein MIRQIRDRSLIAGLLTTVAIVGLSGCLELDQTIILNRPEHIIVGNPVPTSRDFKAINNNHKVLVAIFDTGLDYNHPDLADNIHFDLNEAGQPVGCGYDYYSMDEWASYRVVDTDKYKFEERRKETQDEILKDTSSEDFNKKITLQREKMECEQSELTKIDPRLRKYTEAYRGLEQEDGTTLHGTHVAGLVTYDTSEIGVIPFRVLPYFQDQKDKKDNNTGERDRFVQNFRDAVERVSKYRDAQGRKVRIVNLSLGGSFSRPNGEGAQEIEKFNRYVKIVTQELRKIIEEHPDILFVGAAGNDGGWSDNDARVQYPCGISADNVLCVGATTKEGRKTTFTNVPLNNVELVFAPGFELKSLSPADRCPFLVKFMDGILNEGSNGNLCKMEKSTQKWVPNSSAIEGRREMIMTLYNTCSDKENQYSLMSGTSMATPVIARIAAKILIDNPDLSTKELISLVKEKGTPTESHTFKTWVLKMDRPSWQKPEEDGVVNRVALSSGRVPSIAGLNLENALTAAQLDLAIQASKHFQGMNFNLTMGRSDLK, encoded by the coding sequence GTGATCAGACAGATACGAGATCGGTCATTAATCGCGGGTCTTTTAACGACAGTTGCAATTGTGGGGCTGAGCGGCTGTTTAGAATTGGACCAGACCATCATTTTGAATAGGCCAGAGCATATTATTGTCGGCAATCCGGTGCCAACATCGAGGGACTTCAAAGCAATAAATAATAACCACAAAGTCTTGGTTGCGATTTTTGATACGGGCTTGGATTACAACCATCCCGATCTAGCTGATAATATTCACTTCGACTTAAATGAAGCAGGCCAGCCGGTGGGCTGCGGCTACGATTATTATTCGATGGATGAATGGGCTTCCTATCGGGTGGTCGATACAGACAAATACAAGTTTGAAGAACGAAGAAAGGAAACTCAAGACGAAATATTGAAAGATACTTCGTCCGAAGATTTTAATAAGAAAATCACACTCCAGAGAGAAAAGATGGAATGCGAACAAAGTGAGCTAACAAAAATTGATCCGAGACTGAGAAAATACACCGAAGCCTATCGAGGACTTGAGCAGGAGGATGGAACCACCCTACACGGCACCCACGTCGCAGGGCTCGTGACCTATGATACCAGCGAGATTGGAGTTATTCCATTTCGCGTGCTTCCATACTTTCAAGATCAAAAAGATAAAAAAGACAATAACACTGGCGAACGCGATCGATTTGTTCAAAACTTTAGGGATGCCGTAGAGCGAGTCTCGAAATACAGAGACGCTCAGGGACGAAAAGTCAGAATCGTAAATCTTAGTCTCGGGGGAAGTTTTAGCCGTCCAAACGGCGAAGGCGCCCAAGAAATTGAGAAATTCAATCGCTATGTGAAGATCGTGACCCAGGAGCTTCGCAAAATCATTGAAGAACATCCGGATATACTTTTTGTCGGAGCTGCCGGTAACGATGGGGGTTGGAGCGATAACGATGCGCGTGTTCAATATCCCTGTGGGATTAGCGCAGACAATGTTCTTTGTGTTGGAGCTACAACTAAGGAAGGAAGAAAGACCACCTTTACAAACGTTCCTCTGAATAATGTTGAGCTCGTATTTGCACCTGGATTTGAGTTAAAATCTTTGAGCCCGGCGGATCGATGCCCATTTTTGGTTAAATTTATGGATGGCATACTGAACGAAGGATCAAATGGAAACCTTTGCAAAATGGAAAAATCCACCCAAAAGTGGGTGCCAAATAGCTCGGCGATCGAAGGACGACGAGAAATGATCATGACTCTCTATAACACCTGCTCGGATAAAGAGAACCAATACAGCCTCATGTCTGGAACATCCATGGCAACGCCCGTAATAGCACGTATTGCTGCCAAAATTCTCATTGATAATCCGGATCTTTCAACGAAGGAACTTATCTCATTGGTTAAGGAGAAGGGCACTCCGACCGAATCACACACATTTAAAACCTGGGTGCTAAAGATGGATCGACCCTCTTGGCAAAAACCTGAAGAGGACGGCGTTGTGAACCGGGTTGCTTTGAGTTCAGGTCGTGTGCCCTCAATTGCTGGCCTCAATTTGGAAAATGCTCTGACCGCAGCCCAGTTGGATCTGGCAATCCAAGCATCTAAACATTTCCAGGGTATGAATTTTAATCTGACTATGGGGAGATCTGACCTTAAATAA